The nucleotide window GGCCACGGGGCCTGCGGCGCACCGCACGGTGACGCTGCCCCTGACCCTGCCCGCCCTGCGCGGCGGCGCGGCGCTGGCCCTGGCGACCGTGCTGGGCGAGTTCGGGGCGACGCTGGTCCTGACCCGCCCTGAGTGGGCGACCCTGAGCGTGGGCCTGTACGAGCGTCTGGGCCGCCCCGGTGAGCGCAATCTGGGCGAGGCCTGCGCACTGGCGACCGTGTTGCTGCTGCTCTCCGCCCTGGCCTTCACCGTGCTCGACGGCGGCGAGGGAGAGGTGACGTGAGGCAGAATCGGGAGACTATGCCCCCGGCCCTCACCCTCCACGCCCTGACCAAGCGCTTCGGCTCCACGTTGGCGGCCGATGCAGTGTCGCTGAGCGTGCCCCAGGGCGAGACGCTGGCGCTGCTGGGGCCGTCAGGCTGCGGCAAGAGCACCGTGCTGCGCTGCGTGGCGGGCCTGGAACGCCCGGACGGGGGCCGGGTCGAGATCGGGGGGCGGGACGTGACCACTCTGGCCCCGGAGGCGCGGCAGGTTGGGCTGGTCTTTCAGGACTACGCCCTCTTTCCGCACCTGAGCGTGCTGGGCAACGTGGCGTATGGTCCACGCCGCCGGGGCGTGCCCCGCGCCGAGGCCGAGGCGCGGGCGCGTGAAGCGCTGGCCCTGGCCCAGGTGCCTGAACTCGGAGGCCGCCGCTCCGCCCAGCTTTCGGGCGGGCAACAGCAGCGGGTGGCTCTGGCCCGCGCGCTGGCGACGCGCTCGCCCCTGCTGCTGCTCGACGAGCCGCTCTCCAACCTCGACGAGCGGCTGCGGGCCGAGCTGCGCACCGACCTGCGCGGGCTGTTCGCGGCCTCGGGTGCGGGCGTGCTGCTTGTCACCCACGACCAGCGCGAGGCCTTGGCGCTCGCCGGGCAGGTGGCGGTCATGCGCTCGGGGCGCGTCGTGCAGCAGGGCGGGGCGGCCGCCGTGTTCGCGCGGCCCGAGACAGCCTGGGTGGCGACCTTTCTGGGGTGGGCCAACGTGCTGCCCCGTGTGCCCGGCACCGCCCTCCTCGTCCCCGAGGCGGCGCTGCGGCCCGGCGAAGGCGAGGCGTACCCCGTCACCACCCGGCAGCCCGGCGAGGCGGGCGAGACGGTCACGGTGGCGCACCCAATGGGGCCGCTGACCCTGCACCTGAGCGTGCGCGAGGCAGCGCACCTGGAGGGTGACACCCTGCGGCTGGACGTGGACCGTGCGGGGCTGCGCGAGGTGCCCGACGACCGCAATTGACCCGGCAGGTCCGGGTGGCCCCGGGCAGCGATACTGGGCCGCGATGCCCGACCTGCGCCTCCGTGACCCTCTGCCCGACGACTGGCCGATCCTCTGGCGCTGGCTGCACGCCGAGCCGGACCCCGAGTGGAAACGTTGGGACGCGCCGTATTTTCACGCGGCGCCCAGTCCAGCCGGACCGCTGCCCTATGCCGACTTTGCCGCTCGTGAGGCGGGCCGGGCACCCAGCCCACACCGCCGCATCATCGCTCTGGACGGCACGTGCATCGGACAGGTCACCCGCTGGGAGGAAGAGCCAGCAGGCGGCGGCTGGTGGGAGCTGGGCCTCGTCCTCTACGACCCGGTTCACTGGGGCGGCGGGCTGGGCCGGGAGGTGCTGCGGCTCTGGACGGCCCACACCTTTGCAGACACGGCGGCCCACGTCCTGACCCTCACGACCTGGGGCGGCAATGCCCGGATGATCCGCGCGGCGGAGCGGGTGGGATATGGGGAGTGTGCCCGCATCCCACAGGCGCGGCTCTGGCAGGGACAGCGCTGGGACAGCGTGAAGCTGGCGCGTCTGCGTGCGGACTCTACGCCCGGGGACGGCGCGTGATCGCCTGGATTCTGGTCGGCGGTCGGCTGACCCTCTCGTCCGCCCTGGCGGTCCTGCCGCGCCCCGACCTGGTCGTCGCGGCCGACGGCGGCGCGCGGCACGCGGCCCCCCTGGGCCTGCAGGTGGACGTGTGGGTGGGCGACTTCGATTCCTCGGCAGGGATGCAGCTCGACGCTCCGCGTGAGGTCCATCCCACCGCCAAGGACGAAACCGACGCCGAGCTGGCCGTGCGCGTGGCCCTGGGGCGCGGCGCGCGTGAGCTGGTCTTCGTGGGTGCTTTCGGCGGCCGCTTCGACCACGCGGCGGCGCTGCTGCTGGGCGGCGTGCGGCTGGCCCGCGGGGGGCTGGACGTGAGGCTCACCAGCGGCGACGAGTGGGCCTGGCCGCTGCTGCCGGGGCGGCCGC belongs to Deinococcus sp. Leaf326 and includes:
- a CDS encoding ABC transporter ATP-binding protein, with the protein product MPPALTLHALTKRFGSTLAADAVSLSVPQGETLALLGPSGCGKSTVLRCVAGLERPDGGRVEIGGRDVTTLAPEARQVGLVFQDYALFPHLSVLGNVAYGPRRRGVPRAEAEARAREALALAQVPELGGRRSAQLSGGQQQRVALARALATRSPLLLLDEPLSNLDERLRAELRTDLRGLFAASGAGVLLVTHDQREALALAGQVAVMRSGRVVQQGGAAAVFARPETAWVATFLGWANVLPRVPGTALLVPEAALRPGEGEAYPVTTRQPGEAGETVTVAHPMGPLTLHLSVREAAHLEGDTLRLDVDRAGLREVPDDRN
- a CDS encoding GNAT family N-acetyltransferase, giving the protein MPDLRLRDPLPDDWPILWRWLHAEPDPEWKRWDAPYFHAAPSPAGPLPYADFAAREAGRAPSPHRRIIALDGTCIGQVTRWEEEPAGGGWWELGLVLYDPVHWGGGLGREVLRLWTAHTFADTAAHVLTLTTWGGNARMIRAAERVGYGECARIPQARLWQGQRWDSVKLARLRADSTPGDGA
- a CDS encoding thiamine diphosphokinase encodes the protein MIAWILVGGRLTLSSALAVLPRPDLVVAADGGARHAAPLGLQVDVWVGDFDSSAGMQLDAPREVHPTAKDETDAELAVRVALGRGARELVFVGAFGGRFDHAAALLLGGVRLARGGLDVRLTSGDEWAWPLLPGRPLALALPPGATLSVVGCTDLAGLSLSGVRWPLAGADVPLGSGWTLSNEVSSDSAAPRVTVSLGGGYGLVTALYSAS